The following proteins are co-located in the Polystyrenella longa genome:
- the hisD gene encoding histidinol dehydrogenase, whose product MSDLNLTTINCREDDARQLFTELREKLSPRGDIVSEAGRQRTIELFGEPLTPQQVVERICADIRSEGLPALLSYSQKLDPKEVTAETMVVTPEEMEAAHAKAAPEYLETIRRIRKNIVEFQEAILTSDVKLLKEEGEARIDLRQRYLPLRRIGICVPGGAAAYPSTLLMTAVPAQVAGVKEIVVVVPPTDFGGYNVDLLAACHELGIKEVYRVGGAQAVAALAYGVEGIERVDKIVGPGNLFVALAKRHVFGEVDIDSIAGPSEVIVLADETANPAYIASDLISQAEHSPGSGVLITWHEPLIEQTRTELIKQLADLPRGDLARQSMEELGALILAKDEEEAAELTDLLAPEHLHISMSEPEGMLAKIQNAGAIFMGHYTPVALGDYVAGPSHVLPTGGTARFANGLCSNDFLKRSSVIYYNEPALKLHANDVRDMAAKEGLTAHSASVDIRLK is encoded by the coding sequence ATGTCCGACCTGAACCTGACGACCATTAATTGCCGCGAAGACGATGCCCGCCAACTGTTTACTGAGCTCCGTGAGAAGCTGAGCCCCCGTGGGGATATCGTTTCTGAGGCAGGTCGCCAACGGACAATTGAACTCTTCGGTGAGCCTCTCACCCCGCAGCAGGTCGTCGAGCGGATCTGTGCCGACATTCGTTCCGAGGGATTGCCCGCCCTGTTATCGTATTCCCAAAAACTGGATCCGAAAGAGGTGACGGCGGAGACGATGGTCGTGACGCCGGAGGAAATGGAAGCGGCCCACGCTAAAGCCGCCCCCGAGTATCTGGAAACGATTCGTCGCATTCGTAAGAACATTGTCGAATTTCAGGAAGCGATTCTGACCAGCGACGTCAAATTACTCAAAGAAGAAGGGGAAGCCCGCATCGATTTGCGACAGCGCTATCTCCCGCTCCGACGCATCGGGATTTGTGTGCCGGGTGGTGCGGCTGCGTATCCTTCCACACTGCTCATGACGGCCGTTCCCGCACAGGTCGCTGGTGTTAAAGAGATTGTCGTCGTCGTTCCTCCCACTGATTTCGGTGGATACAATGTCGACCTGCTTGCTGCCTGCCATGAACTGGGAATTAAAGAAGTCTACCGAGTCGGTGGAGCTCAGGCTGTGGCGGCCCTGGCCTATGGCGTCGAAGGGATTGAACGGGTTGATAAAATTGTCGGACCGGGCAACTTGTTCGTCGCCCTGGCCAAACGGCATGTCTTCGGTGAAGTCGACATCGACAGCATCGCCGGACCCAGTGAAGTGATTGTTCTGGCTGATGAAACGGCCAACCCCGCGTACATCGCCAGCGACTTGATCTCCCAGGCGGAACACTCACCCGGTTCCGGGGTCCTCATCACCTGGCACGAGCCACTCATTGAACAAACTCGTACGGAGCTGATTAAACAGCTCGCCGATTTGCCGCGTGGTGATCTGGCTCGCCAGAGTATGGAAGAACTGGGGGCACTGATTCTGGCCAAGGATGAAGAGGAAGCCGCCGAGCTCACGGATCTTCTTGCCCCCGAACACCTGCACATTTCGATGTCGGAACCGGAAGGGATGCTGGCCAAAATTCAGAACGCCGGTGCGATCTTCATGGGACACTACACGCCAGTTGCCTTGGGTGACTATGTCGCTGGCCCCTCGCATGTGTTGCCTACGGGGGGGACTGCCCGCTTTGCCAACGGTCTCTGCTCGAACGACTTTCTTAAACGATCATCCGTGATCTATTACAACGAACCTGCCCTCAAACTTCACGCCAACGACGTCCGCGACATGGCGGCCAAAGAAGGCCTGACCGCGCACAGTGCGAGTGTCGATATTCGGTTGAAGTAG
- a CDS encoding mandelate racemase/muconate lactonizing enzyme family protein → MKITRITTYPVRVPLKPEFKMISALGQYEVSEYVIVRVETDADIDGVGEASITACWSGETVWGTAAIIENMFAPALIGHDPYDIEGLDKIMDQIAYGNWFAKCAIENACWDIQGKDQGKPVYELIGGAARSLKIPCRFSMGAYDPERAFNRAKELVALGFTTIKVKVGTNLEKDIERIKTVREAIGPDLEMVMDANCGFDGPTAIKMAEAVDDCNVALFEQPTTRGDFKALADVRKAIKPEVMADDICFDLADARECLRHEACDVISVYPGKNGGLRKSLEIVKLAEEHGVACSIGSNLEWDIASAPMCHLVVGAANMNVEKYPGDIMGPAYHQVRLVEDPLVIDFPTISITDKPGMGVTPDWTLIEEYTMKNLLGGATMGLY, encoded by the coding sequence ATGAAAATTACTCGTATTACGACCTACCCTGTCCGTGTTCCTTTGAAACCGGAATTCAAAATGATCTCGGCGCTCGGTCAATACGAAGTCTCTGAATACGTCATCGTCCGAGTTGAAACCGATGCCGATATCGATGGCGTGGGCGAAGCGAGTATCACCGCCTGCTGGAGTGGAGAAACGGTCTGGGGAACCGCGGCTATTATCGAGAACATGTTCGCTCCAGCATTGATCGGACACGATCCCTACGACATCGAAGGGCTCGACAAAATCATGGACCAGATCGCCTATGGTAACTGGTTCGCCAAGTGTGCGATTGAAAATGCCTGCTGGGATATTCAAGGCAAAGATCAGGGAAAGCCTGTTTACGAATTAATCGGCGGTGCCGCCCGGTCACTCAAGATTCCCTGTCGGTTCTCTATGGGTGCTTACGATCCGGAGCGGGCATTCAATCGAGCCAAGGAACTCGTTGCACTAGGATTCACCACGATCAAAGTCAAAGTCGGTACGAATCTTGAAAAAGATATCGAACGCATCAAGACAGTCCGGGAAGCAATTGGCCCTGACCTCGAAATGGTGATGGACGCCAACTGTGGATTCGATGGTCCCACGGCTATCAAAATGGCGGAGGCGGTCGACGACTGCAATGTCGCTCTCTTTGAGCAGCCAACCACTCGAGGAGATTTCAAAGCACTTGCCGATGTTCGCAAAGCAATCAAACCGGAGGTGATGGCAGACGACATCTGCTTCGATCTGGCCGACGCGCGTGAGTGTCTACGTCACGAAGCATGCGACGTTATCAGCGTGTACCCTGGCAAAAACGGCGGCCTGCGGAAATCCTTAGAAATCGTCAAACTGGCCGAAGAACATGGCGTCGCCTGCAGCATCGGTTCCAACCTGGAGTGGGATATCGCCTCGGCTCCGATGTGTCATCTGGTCGTCGGTGCCGCCAACATGAACGTCGAAAAATATCCGGGCGACATCATGGGCCCCGCTTACCACCAAGTCCGCTTGGTCGAGGACCCACTCGTGATCGACTTCCCCACCATCTCGATCACTGACAAACCCGGTATGGGCGTCACACCCGACTGGACCTTGATCGAAGAATATACGATGAAGAATCTGCTAGGCGGAGCAACAATGGGGCTGTATTGA
- the nagB gene encoding glucosamine-6-phosphate deaminase, translated as MSQSTIPTSDSSQTAPQPRRIHHTKMPTLAFELSEEVDRYVAGQIATLIREKKGAGQNAVLGLATGSTPIGVYRELIRLHEEEGLDFTNVLTFNLDEYWPMEPDSIHSYNRFMWENLFHHINIPKENVHIPDGTVPLAKVEAWCDDYERKIQEAGGLDIQLLGIGRTGHIGFNEPGSSRNSTTRLVALDPKTRKDAAGEFYGEENVPMQAVTMGVNTIMNARQIIMLALGEHKSKITRIAVEDEVTDQVPSTFLQKHPNSMFVIDSAAASQLTAVRIPWMAGLVEWTPLLVKKAVIWLSQRVKKPLLKLEEADFMENHLINLLRACNKSCEEIVHEVFLDMQSGICNKPGGDKPITAICFSPHPDDDVISMGGTLITLADQGHDMHIAYMTSGNIAVFDEDASRHTKFVNQFLELFKLDSGETAQLYKKLMSDLEEKIAGEPDSPEIQSIKGLIRKTEAAAGAIQAGVPESKLHFLDMPFYQTGDVKKNPIGEADVEIVANLLRELKPDQIYVAGDLSDPHGTHRVCAQAIIKALDVVKAEGIETEVWLYRGAWEEYEPHEIERAVPLSPAVVHRKRTAIFAHESQKDQALFPGSDAREFWVRAEDRTTSTARVYDELGLPEFYALEGFVQYRGQL; from the coding sequence ATGTCTCAATCGACGATCCCGACCTCGGATTCTTCTCAAACAGCTCCGCAACCGCGGCGGATTCATCACACCAAGATGCCCACCTTGGCGTTTGAACTATCGGAAGAAGTGGATCGTTATGTGGCTGGTCAGATTGCCACCTTGATCCGCGAAAAAAAGGGGGCCGGTCAAAACGCCGTTCTGGGTCTCGCGACCGGTTCGACCCCGATTGGTGTCTACCGCGAGCTTATTCGTCTGCACGAAGAAGAAGGTCTCGACTTTACCAACGTACTGACTTTCAACCTCGATGAATACTGGCCAATGGAACCAGATTCGATCCACAGCTATAACCGCTTCATGTGGGAAAACCTGTTCCATCACATCAACATCCCCAAAGAGAACGTTCACATTCCCGATGGAACGGTTCCCCTGGCAAAGGTCGAAGCCTGGTGTGACGATTACGAACGCAAAATTCAGGAAGCGGGTGGGCTCGATATCCAACTGCTCGGGATCGGTCGAACCGGGCACATCGGTTTCAATGAACCAGGTAGCTCTCGGAACTCAACAACTCGCCTGGTAGCCCTCGATCCTAAAACCCGTAAAGATGCCGCCGGCGAATTCTACGGTGAGGAAAATGTGCCGATGCAGGCTGTCACGATGGGTGTTAACACCATCATGAACGCCCGGCAGATCATTATGCTGGCTCTCGGAGAACACAAATCCAAGATTACTCGGATTGCCGTTGAAGACGAAGTCACTGACCAGGTTCCTTCGACCTTCCTGCAGAAACATCCGAATTCGATGTTTGTCATCGACTCCGCCGCAGCCAGCCAGCTGACCGCTGTCCGCATTCCGTGGATGGCCGGACTTGTCGAATGGACACCGCTGCTGGTTAAGAAAGCCGTCATCTGGTTGTCGCAACGGGTTAAAAAACCATTGCTGAAACTGGAAGAAGCGGACTTCATGGAGAATCACCTGATTAACCTGCTGCGAGCATGCAACAAATCGTGTGAAGAGATCGTCCATGAAGTCTTCCTCGACATGCAAAGCGGCATCTGCAATAAACCGGGTGGCGACAAACCGATCACGGCGATCTGCTTCAGCCCGCACCCGGACGATGACGTCATCTCCATGGGTGGTACGTTGATCACTCTGGCCGATCAAGGTCATGACATGCACATCGCTTACATGACCAGCGGAAATATCGCCGTCTTCGACGAAGATGCCAGCCGACACACCAAGTTTGTGAATCAATTCCTGGAACTGTTCAAACTCGATTCAGGCGAAACTGCTCAACTCTACAAAAAGCTGATGAGTGACCTCGAAGAGAAAATTGCTGGCGAACCTGACTCTCCCGAGATTCAATCTATAAAAGGGTTGATTCGTAAAACCGAAGCGGCTGCCGGAGCAATTCAGGCAGGAGTTCCGGAATCAAAACTGCACTTCCTCGACATGCCTTTCTATCAGACGGGGGATGTGAAAAAGAATCCTATTGGAGAAGCCGATGTCGAGATCGTCGCGAACCTGCTCCGTGAACTGAAACCGGATCAGATTTACGTCGCTGGCGATCTGTCCGACCCACACGGAACTCACCGTGTCTGTGCTCAGGCGATTATCAAAGCCCTCGATGTCGTTAAAGCGGAAGGCATCGAAACCGAAGTCTGGTTGTACCGAGGTGCCTGGGAAGAATACGAACCGCACGAAATCGAACGGGCTGTTCCACTTTCACCAGCCGTCGTTCATCGCAAACGAACGGCAATCTTCGCTCACGAATCACAGAAAGATCAGGCTCTCTTCCCAGGTAGCGACGCACGCGAGTTCTGGGTCCGCGCCGAAGACCGCACCACATCCACGGCACGCGTGTATGACGAACTTGGCCTCCCCGAGTTCTACGCCCTGGAAGGCTTCGTCCAATACCGCGGACAGTTGTAA
- a CDS encoding PIG-L deacetylase family protein, producing MSHSSKTPRILAIHAHPDDIEILCAGTLIRLQEAGCEIHLRTMTAGDCGSAEMSAEHIARKRLQEAQAAADLMGASYDCLHFLDLQIVHDNESRRRVTEELRQVQPDIVITAPPVDYMSDHEMTSRLVRDACFNAAVPNYDTQAESPALPMSQIPYLYFVDPVGGVDYYDNPIDPEFIIDVSRQFELKQKMLACHESQRAWLRKQHGMDEYLESSLRWSETRGSQIKAQYGEGFRQYKGHPYPHDNLIQEILGQGPLVV from the coding sequence ATGTCTCACAGCTCAAAAACACCTCGAATTCTGGCTATTCATGCTCATCCTGACGATATTGAGATTTTGTGCGCTGGAACTTTGATCCGACTTCAGGAAGCGGGCTGCGAGATCCACCTGAGAACCATGACTGCGGGAGATTGCGGTAGTGCGGAAATGTCGGCCGAACACATCGCCCGCAAACGCCTGCAGGAGGCCCAGGCGGCCGCCGATTTGATGGGAGCCAGTTACGATTGTCTTCATTTTCTGGACCTGCAAATTGTTCACGATAATGAAAGTCGCCGCCGCGTGACGGAAGAACTGCGACAAGTTCAACCTGACATTGTCATCACCGCTCCGCCAGTCGACTACATGAGCGACCACGAAATGACCAGTCGTCTGGTCCGCGACGCCTGCTTCAACGCGGCCGTCCCAAATTACGACACCCAGGCGGAAAGTCCGGCTCTTCCGATGAGTCAAATCCCGTATCTTTATTTTGTCGATCCAGTGGGAGGTGTCGACTACTACGACAATCCGATCGACCCCGAGTTTATCATCGATGTCAGCCGTCAATTTGAACTCAAACAGAAAATGCTCGCCTGCCACGAAAGCCAGCGGGCCTGGCTTCGCAAACAGCATGGCATGGACGAGTACCTGGAAAGCAGCCTCCGCTGGAGCGAAACCCGAGGTTCCCAGATCAAAGCCCAATACGGCGAAGGCTTTCGCCAGTACAAAGGACACCCCTATCCCCACGATAATCTGATTCAGGAAATCCTAGGGCAGGGACCGTTGGTGGTGTGA